The proteins below are encoded in one region of Pomacea canaliculata isolate SZHN2017 linkage group LG7, ASM307304v1, whole genome shotgun sequence:
- the LOC112568736 gene encoding calcium-binding protein-like — translation MKIISLCLFVAVVLGQNSTHEEMFKSLDLNGDGVVVYQELLSDFLEKDTNGDRQVSLEEFAAKSFVGSIPIFVDCTFNYYDKMDGKKDGIMEEISTNITYSILDPDNDGEITFEDFEINVGQIENGIIAEMMALLEQGSY, via the exons ATGAAGATCATTTccctttgtctttttgttgctgttgttcttgg GCAGAACAGCACtcatgaagaaatgtttaaatcCCTCGATCTTAATGGTGACGGCGTTGTGGTGTATCAGGAATTGTTGAGTGATTTCCTTGAGAAAGACACAAACG GTGATAGACAAGTCTCTCTTGAAGAGTTCGCTGCTAAATCATTCGTCGGGTCCATCCCTATTTTTGTCGATTGTACCTTCAACTACTATGACAAAATGGATGGCAAGAAGGACGGCATAATGGAAGAAATATCTACTAATATTACCTACAGCATCCTCGATCCTGACA atGATGGGGAAATCACTTTCGaggattttgaaataaatgttggaCAA ATTGAGAATGGCATCATAGCAGAAATGATGGCCTTATTAGAACAAGGTAGTTACTGA